Proteins encoded within one genomic window of Microbacterium sp. zg-B185:
- a CDS encoding aminotransferase class V-fold PLP-dependent enzyme, with protein sequence MSTLAPPDLRAARAEFTGGRSYLAACTVGLPTRGTRAAVIADLDAAGAGRASAVAYTAAVERTRAHFARLVGADPARIAIGSQASVFAGLIAASMPDGAEVLCAEGDFSSMVLPFAHAGRGIRLRTAPLSQLAAAITADTRLVVFSVVQSATGDVADAAEIRAAARRHGARTLCDATQAIGWLPVQATDYDAVICHAYKWLCAPRGVAFMAITADFAATVPPIFAGWYAGADPWTSCYGREVELAADATRLDVSPAWQAFIGAEPALALFASLPAAALYDHATGLADAFRAGAALPPADRPSAIVTWSDPDGSDLARLAAAGIVASGRAGRARVAFHVFNDEQDVADAVVALRG encoded by the coding sequence ATGTCCACTCTCGCCCCGCCCGACCTGCGGGCCGCCCGCGCGGAGTTCACGGGCGGCCGTTCCTACCTCGCCGCCTGCACCGTGGGGTTGCCCACCCGCGGCACGCGCGCCGCCGTCATCGCCGACCTGGATGCCGCGGGCGCGGGCCGCGCGTCCGCGGTCGCCTACACCGCCGCCGTGGAGCGCACCCGCGCCCACTTCGCCCGCCTGGTGGGCGCGGATCCTGCGCGGATCGCGATCGGATCGCAGGCGTCGGTCTTCGCCGGCCTCATCGCGGCGTCGATGCCGGACGGCGCCGAAGTGCTGTGCGCCGAGGGCGACTTCTCGTCGATGGTCCTGCCGTTCGCGCACGCCGGCCGCGGCATCCGTCTGCGCACCGCGCCGCTCAGCCAGCTTGCCGCCGCGATCACGGCCGACACCCGGCTGGTGGTCTTCTCCGTCGTGCAGTCCGCCACCGGCGACGTCGCCGACGCCGCCGAGATCCGCGCTGCGGCCCGACGGCACGGCGCACGCACGCTGTGCGATGCCACCCAGGCGATCGGCTGGCTGCCGGTGCAGGCCACCGACTACGATGCCGTGATCTGTCACGCCTACAAATGGCTGTGCGCGCCGCGAGGCGTCGCGTTCATGGCGATCACCGCGGACTTCGCAGCCACCGTGCCGCCGATCTTCGCCGGCTGGTACGCGGGCGCGGACCCGTGGACGTCCTGCTACGGGCGAGAGGTCGAACTGGCCGCCGACGCCACGCGCTTGGACGTCTCCCCCGCCTGGCAGGCGTTCATCGGCGCCGAGCCCGCTCTGGCGCTGTTCGCCTCCCTTCCCGCCGCAGCCCTGTATGACCACGCGACGGGGCTGGCCGACGCCTTCCGGGCCGGAGCCGCGCTCCCCCCGGCTGATCGTCCCAGCGCCATCGTCACCTGGAGCGACCCGGACGGCTCGGACCTCGCCCGGCTCGCCGCGGCCGGCATCGTCGCGTCGGGGCGCGCGGGCCGCGCTCGCGTCGCCTTCCACGTCTTCAACGACGAGCAGGACGTCGCCGACGCGGTGGTCGCGCTGCGCGGCTAG
- a CDS encoding fumarylacetoacetate hydrolase family protein encodes MRIARFSHQDAIRFGIVDDIDLVVLEGDPMFAGFDTTGERVPLGDVVLLAPVIPRSKIVCVGRNYRAHAEELGNEVPAEPLLFLKPNTAVIGPGDTIVRPPQSTFTSFEGELAVVIGSIAKNVSADRASEVIFGYTIANDITARDLQKTDGQWARAKGFDTFCPLGPAIETDFDVASATLETRLNGEVAQRAPLTDMIHSVADIIAYASAAFTLLPGDVILTGTPSGVGPFVAGDTIEVQISGLGTLRNTARDA; translated from the coding sequence GTGAGAATCGCGCGCTTCAGCCACCAGGACGCCATCCGCTTCGGCATCGTCGACGACATCGACCTCGTCGTGCTCGAGGGCGATCCGATGTTCGCGGGCTTCGACACCACGGGGGAGCGTGTTCCGCTCGGCGACGTGGTGCTGCTGGCCCCGGTCATCCCGCGCTCGAAGATCGTGTGCGTCGGGCGCAACTACCGCGCCCACGCAGAGGAGCTCGGCAACGAGGTGCCCGCCGAGCCCCTGCTGTTCCTCAAGCCGAACACCGCGGTGATCGGCCCGGGCGATACGATCGTGCGCCCGCCCCAGTCCACGTTCACCTCGTTCGAGGGGGAGTTGGCCGTGGTGATCGGATCGATCGCGAAGAACGTCTCGGCGGACCGCGCCTCCGAGGTCATCTTCGGCTACACGATCGCCAACGACATCACCGCCCGCGACCTGCAGAAGACCGACGGGCAGTGGGCGCGCGCGAAGGGGTTCGACACCTTCTGCCCGCTCGGCCCGGCGATCGAGACCGACTTCGACGTCGCTTCGGCGACGCTCGAGACGCGTCTGAACGGCGAGGTCGCGCAGCGCGCGCCGCTGACCGACATGATCCATTCGGTCGCGGACATCATCGCCTATGCGTCCGCGGCCTTCACCCTGCTGCCGGGGGACGTCATCCTGACCGGAACGCCCTCCGGGGTCGGTCCGTTCGTCGCGGGCGACACGATCGAAGTCCAGATATCCGGTCTCGGCACGCTGCGCAACACGGCGCGGGACGCGTGA
- a CDS encoding MFS transporter — protein MSDPAPSSPAQADAAPPGGVSPEELIRIRRRTLWVLSSGQVLGGVAFGATVSLGAVLAAEISGDEAFSGLATAFITLGAAALAVPLAHLAHRRGRRISLTSGMLLALMGVVGVILAAATVSFPLLLLSFALIGAGQAANLQTRFAAADLATDASRGRDLSIVVWATTLGAVLGPNLVGPGEILGATLGMPALTGPYVFTIVAQLAAITLYATALRPDPLLLAQRIANAVAGGAAAIARADRPTAARYAIIAIAGAHGVMVAVMAMTPVHLLHHGATLTVIGLTISLHIAGMFALSPVFGIMADRLGRVPTILVGQALLTASLILAAVGQDSASAVTVALILLGLGWSASTVSGAVLLTESSSEDLRTRRQGRSDLIMNLVAATGAVLAGVVLGRIGYGGLALCALAVVAVVTALSFLGRRPLPARS, from the coding sequence ATGTCCGATCCCGCACCCTCATCCCCGGCTCAGGCGGATGCCGCGCCGCCCGGCGGCGTTTCGCCGGAGGAACTGATCCGCATCCGGCGTCGCACGCTCTGGGTCCTCTCCAGCGGGCAGGTGCTCGGCGGGGTCGCCTTCGGCGCCACGGTGTCGCTCGGCGCGGTCCTGGCCGCGGAGATCTCCGGCGACGAGGCGTTCTCGGGCCTGGCCACCGCCTTCATCACACTCGGTGCCGCGGCGCTGGCGGTGCCGCTGGCTCACCTCGCGCACCGCCGAGGCCGCCGGATCTCGCTGACCTCGGGCATGCTTCTGGCCCTGATGGGGGTGGTGGGCGTCATCTTGGCGGCGGCGACCGTGTCCTTCCCGCTGCTGCTCCTCTCGTTCGCGCTGATCGGAGCGGGCCAGGCGGCCAACCTGCAGACCAGGTTCGCCGCGGCGGACCTCGCCACCGACGCCTCGCGCGGTCGCGACCTGTCGATCGTGGTGTGGGCGACCACGCTCGGGGCTGTGCTGGGGCCGAACCTCGTCGGTCCGGGCGAGATTCTGGGCGCGACCCTGGGAATGCCGGCGCTCACCGGCCCGTACGTGTTCACGATCGTCGCCCAGCTGGCGGCCATCACCCTGTACGCGACCGCCCTGCGGCCGGACCCGCTGCTGCTCGCGCAGCGGATCGCGAACGCGGTCGCCGGCGGCGCCGCGGCGATCGCGCGCGCGGACCGGCCGACCGCTGCGCGCTATGCGATCATCGCGATCGCGGGCGCGCACGGTGTGATGGTGGCCGTGATGGCGATGACTCCGGTCCACCTGCTGCATCACGGGGCGACGCTGACGGTCATCGGGCTGACGATCAGCCTGCACATCGCCGGGATGTTCGCGCTGTCACCGGTGTTCGGCATCATGGCCGACCGGCTCGGACGGGTTCCGACCATCCTCGTCGGGCAGGCGCTTCTGACCGCGTCGCTGATCCTCGCCGCAGTCGGGCAGGATTCGGCATCCGCGGTCACGGTCGCGCTGATCCTGCTGGGACTGGGGTGGAGCGCCTCCACCGTGTCCGGCGCTGTGCTGCTGACCGAGTCCTCGAGCGAGGATCTGCGCACCCGCCGCCAGGGGCGCAGCGACCTGATCATGAACCTGGTCGCGGCCACCGGAGCGGTCCTGGCCGGGGTCGTGCTGGGCCGGATCGGATACGGCGGCCTGGCCCTGTGCGCTCTGGCGGTGGTCGCCGTCGTGACGGCGCTGTCCTTCCTCGGTCGTCGTCCGCTGCCCGCCCGGAGCTAG
- a CDS encoding TetR/AcrR family transcriptional regulator, producing MSRPPRARQSVLDAFETILIDAGERAATLEATARAAGVSKGGLLYHFASKDALAAGVIERLRALVDADVAAIGSAPEGPIAYFLRSSALENDPLDRALIAVSRLAQGGHTPASAALREVRAEWGEAMRPHAKDAASFDLIMLISDGLYYNNALKGDGIAGPVPRGAAMDDLIALVERAAHG from the coding sequence ATGAGCCGTCCGCCGCGGGCCAGACAGAGCGTGCTCGACGCCTTCGAGACCATCCTGATCGACGCGGGTGAACGCGCGGCGACGCTGGAGGCGACCGCCCGCGCGGCGGGTGTCTCCAAGGGCGGGCTGCTGTATCACTTCGCCTCGAAGGACGCCCTGGCTGCCGGGGTCATCGAACGTCTGCGCGCCCTCGTGGACGCGGACGTCGCCGCGATCGGCAGCGCGCCGGAGGGACCCATCGCCTATTTCCTGCGCTCCTCCGCCCTGGAGAACGATCCGCTCGACCGCGCCCTCATCGCCGTGTCACGCCTCGCGCAGGGCGGGCACACGCCGGCCAGCGCGGCGCTGCGGGAGGTGCGGGCGGAGTGGGGCGAGGCGATGCGTCCGCATGCGAAGGACGCGGCATCCTTCGACCTGATCATGCTGATCAGCGACGGGCTCTATTACAACAACGCGCTCAAGGGCGACGGCATCGCCGGTCCGGTACCCCGAGGGGCGGCGATGGATGACCTCATCGCGCTGGTGGAGCGCGCCGCCCACGGGTGA
- a CDS encoding branched-chain amino acid aminotransferase, with translation MTLIGTDPDTGLAPLQFAVTRNLAAKNPAQREAILSDPGFGVNFTDHMVDICWSVGGGWHRPRVQPYGPITLDPAAAVLHYGQEIFEGIKAYRHPDGSIHTFRPDQNGRRLQRSARRLALPELPVSYFIQSLRELIAVDGAWVPSGEDQSLYLRPFMFAKEAFLGVRPAHKVKYYVIASPAGAYFHGGVNPVSIWLSEDYARAGKGGTGAAKTGGNYAASLLPQSEAYEHECDQVVFLDQDRNVEELGGMNIVFVYKDGRIVTPESPSILEGITRDSILQLARDRGHTVQGRAVSLDEWRQGVASGDIVEVFACGTAAVVTPIGVLKGADFFDQQPLGTLALELRKELTDIQYGRAEDKHGWLLRLDA, from the coding sequence ATGACACTCATCGGAACCGACCCCGACACCGGACTCGCACCCCTGCAGTTCGCCGTGACCCGCAACCTCGCCGCCAAGAATCCCGCGCAGCGGGAGGCGATCTTGAGCGACCCGGGCTTCGGTGTGAACTTCACCGACCACATGGTCGACATCTGCTGGTCCGTCGGCGGCGGCTGGCATCGCCCGCGCGTCCAGCCCTATGGGCCGATCACCCTGGACCCCGCCGCCGCCGTGCTGCACTACGGGCAGGAGATCTTCGAGGGCATCAAGGCGTACCGCCACCCGGACGGGTCCATCCACACCTTCCGCCCCGACCAGAACGGCCGCCGCCTGCAGCGGTCGGCCCGGCGTCTGGCGCTGCCGGAGCTTCCGGTGTCGTACTTCATCCAGTCGCTGCGGGAACTGATCGCCGTCGACGGCGCCTGGGTTCCCTCTGGCGAGGACCAGAGCCTGTATCTGCGGCCCTTCATGTTCGCGAAGGAAGCCTTCCTCGGCGTGCGGCCGGCGCACAAGGTCAAGTACTACGTGATCGCCTCGCCCGCGGGAGCGTACTTCCACGGCGGCGTGAACCCGGTCTCCATCTGGCTCAGCGAGGATTACGCCCGCGCGGGCAAGGGCGGCACCGGCGCGGCCAAGACCGGCGGAAACTACGCGGCCTCCCTGCTCCCGCAGTCCGAGGCCTACGAGCACGAGTGCGACCAGGTCGTCTTCCTCGACCAGGACCGCAACGTCGAAGAGCTCGGCGGCATGAACATCGTGTTCGTCTACAAGGACGGCAGGATCGTCACGCCCGAGTCCCCGTCCATCCTGGAAGGCATCACGCGCGACTCCATCCTCCAGCTCGCACGCGACCGCGGACACACGGTGCAGGGCCGTGCCGTGTCGCTGGACGAATGGCGTCAGGGCGTGGCATCCGGCGACATCGTCGAGGTGTTCGCCTGCGGCACCGCCGCCGTGGTCACCCCGATCGGCGTGCTCAAGGGCGCGGACTTCTTCGACCAGCAGCCCCTCGGCACCCTCGCGCTGGAGCTGCGCAAGGAGCTCACCGACATCCAGTACGGTCGCGCCGAGGACAAGCACGGCTGGCTGCTGCGACTGGACGCCTGA
- a CDS encoding LysR family transcriptional regulator has protein sequence MTDRGLDDPEFDARSLRVIKAIGDEGSITAAAAALGYSQPAVSQQLKRLEARLGVAVVERVGRSVRLTEAGRVLARHAPAVTTALDAAAGELAELQGLRAGRVRLVGFPSASPTVVPRLLADLRQNHPGVTITYVEAEPPEAVEAVRADRADIALTFSYPGDRDDPHGSSASGLAVSAIGTDELLAVLPTGHPAAGSGVADMAALAGENWIAGCPRCRGHLLEVCGRAGFEPRIGFETDNFVAVEGLVAQGIGVATLPRMAVESFPLLPGIVTAPLPAAEARTIHVVTAHGAERVPAVRTTLAALARVLH, from the coding sequence GTGACCGATCGCGGACTGGATGATCCCGAGTTCGACGCGCGGAGCCTGCGCGTGATCAAGGCGATCGGCGACGAGGGCTCGATCACCGCCGCGGCGGCGGCACTGGGGTACAGCCAGCCCGCGGTCAGCCAGCAGCTGAAGCGCCTGGAAGCGCGCCTCGGGGTCGCCGTCGTCGAACGCGTCGGCCGCAGCGTGCGGCTCACCGAAGCGGGACGCGTGCTGGCTCGCCACGCGCCCGCCGTGACCACGGCGCTGGATGCCGCAGCGGGTGAGCTCGCGGAGCTGCAGGGGCTTCGCGCCGGGCGCGTTCGCCTGGTCGGATTTCCGTCCGCGTCACCGACGGTCGTACCCCGGCTGCTCGCCGACCTTCGCCAGAATCACCCCGGCGTCACGATCACCTACGTCGAGGCCGAACCGCCCGAGGCGGTGGAGGCGGTCCGCGCAGATCGCGCCGACATCGCACTCACGTTCAGCTATCCGGGCGACCGCGACGACCCGCATGGATCCAGCGCGAGCGGCCTTGCGGTGAGCGCGATCGGCACGGACGAGCTGCTGGCCGTGCTGCCGACCGGCCATCCGGCGGCCGGCTCAGGGGTGGCGGACATGGCGGCGCTGGCGGGGGAGAACTGGATCGCCGGCTGCCCGCGGTGCCGCGGTCACCTGCTCGAGGTCTGCGGCCGCGCGGGGTTCGAACCGCGGATCGGGTTCGAGACCGACAACTTCGTCGCGGTCGAAGGGCTGGTCGCACAGGGGATCGGCGTGGCGACCCTGCCGCGGATGGCGGTGGAGTCCTTCCCGCTGCTGCCGGGCATCGTGACCGCGCCGCTGCCGGCGGCCGAGGCGCGGACGATCCACGTCGTCACCGCGCACGGGGCCGAGCGCGTTCCAGCGGTGCGCACCACCCTCGCCGCACTGGCCCGCGTGCTGCACTGA
- a CDS encoding 3-isopropylmalate dehydrogenase, whose translation MSGVQVTGSGGERAGQSRTVRLAVIPGDGIGPEVISEAEKVLDAVTAGSGIRFDKTRFSLGAARFLDTGDTLTDDDLAAIKAHDAILLGAVGGVPGDPRLKDANIERGLLLKLRFELDHYVNLRPSKLYPGAPGPLADPGEIDFVVVREGTEGPYVGNGGSIRTGTPHEVANETSVNTAYGIERVVRYAFALAERRRSKLTLVHKTNVLVHAGGMWQRIVNAVSTEHPDVAVDYLHVDAATIFLVTNPSRFDVIVTDNLFGDILTDLAGAVTGGIGLAASGNINPDGAYPSMFEPVHGSAPDIAGQQKADPTAAILSVSLLLDHLGLHEEAQRVTRAVEEDIRARDGAARPTSAIGDAIVERLQA comes from the coding sequence ATGTCGGGCGTTCAGGTAACAGGGTCGGGTGGAGAACGGGCGGGGCAGTCCAGGACCGTGCGACTGGCCGTCATCCCCGGTGACGGCATCGGTCCCGAAGTCATCTCCGAGGCAGAGAAGGTGCTGGATGCCGTGACGGCAGGATCCGGCATCCGCTTCGACAAGACGCGTTTCTCGCTGGGTGCCGCGCGATTCCTCGACACCGGCGACACACTCACCGATGACGACCTGGCCGCCATCAAGGCGCACGACGCGATCCTGCTCGGAGCCGTCGGGGGAGTGCCCGGCGATCCGCGGCTCAAAGACGCCAACATCGAGCGCGGACTGCTGTTGAAACTGCGGTTCGAGCTCGACCATTACGTCAACCTGCGTCCCTCGAAGCTCTACCCAGGCGCGCCGGGTCCGCTCGCAGACCCGGGTGAGATCGACTTCGTCGTGGTCCGTGAGGGCACGGAGGGACCGTACGTGGGCAACGGCGGATCGATCCGCACCGGCACGCCGCACGAGGTCGCCAACGAGACGTCGGTCAACACCGCCTACGGCATCGAGCGCGTCGTCCGGTACGCGTTCGCGCTGGCCGAGCGACGCCGCAGCAAACTCACCCTCGTGCACAAGACGAACGTGCTCGTGCACGCGGGCGGGATGTGGCAGCGGATCGTCAACGCGGTCTCGACAGAGCACCCGGACGTCGCCGTAGACTATCTGCACGTCGATGCGGCAACGATCTTCCTGGTCACGAACCCGTCCCGCTTCGACGTGATCGTCACCGACAACCTCTTCGGCGACATCCTGACCGACCTGGCCGGCGCCGTCACCGGTGGCATCGGCCTCGCAGCGTCCGGGAACATCAACCCGGATGGCGCGTACCCGTCGATGTTCGAGCCCGTCCACGGTTCGGCGCCCGACATCGCGGGGCAGCAGAAGGCCGATCCCACTGCCGCGATCCTGTCCGTCTCGCTCCTGCTCGATCATCTCGGGCTGCACGAGGAGGCGCAGCGCGTCACCCGCGCTGTGGAGGAGGACATCCGGGCGCGCGACGGCGCCGCACGCCCGACGTCCGCGATCGGCGACGCGATCGTCGAGCGACTGCAGGCGTAA
- the gltX gene encoding glutamate--tRNA ligase, producing MSIPDPRTTTASGVDVRVRFCPSPTGLPHVGLVRTALFNWAYARHTGGTMVFRIEDTDAARDSEESYLQLLDALRWLKIDWDEGVEVGGPHAPYRQSQRHDIYRDVLARLIEAGAVYESYSNAAEIDARNEAAGRAKQLGYDNHDRGLTDQQRAAFRAEGREPAYRLRVPDEDLTFVDLIRGEVTFPAGSFPDFVIFRAGGIPLYTFVNPVDDALMGITHVLRGEDLMPSTARQLALYRALIDAGVTTFIPRFGHMPLVLGDGNKKLSKRDPRADLFLQREKGFIPEGLLNYLSLLGWSIGHDRDVFTLDEMVAAFDIVDVNPNPARFDQKKAESINGDHIRMLEPADFAERIVPYLASAGVVTVPLSDADAQLLAKAAPLIQERLPLLGDAPGLLRFLFTDDIFYEEDALAGLPENTGVVLAASVGALEEVREEEFTAAAVQEALSSALIEGLGLKPRIAYGPLRVAVSGRRVSPPLFESMELLGKTESIRRLAAFQAFRAT from the coding sequence ATGTCTATCCCCGATCCCCGCACCACGACCGCCTCCGGCGTCGACGTGCGCGTGCGCTTCTGTCCCTCGCCCACCGGCCTTCCGCACGTCGGCCTCGTGCGTACCGCCCTGTTCAACTGGGCGTACGCCCGCCACACCGGCGGCACGATGGTCTTCCGCATCGAGGACACCGATGCCGCCCGCGACAGCGAGGAGAGCTACCTGCAGCTGCTGGACGCGCTGCGGTGGCTGAAGATCGACTGGGACGAGGGCGTCGAGGTCGGCGGACCGCACGCGCCGTACCGCCAGTCCCAGCGCCACGACATCTACCGCGACGTGCTCGCCCGCCTGATCGAGGCCGGCGCGGTGTACGAGAGCTACTCCAACGCCGCCGAGATCGACGCGCGCAACGAGGCGGCCGGCCGTGCGAAGCAGCTCGGCTACGACAACCACGACCGCGGCCTGACCGACCAGCAGCGGGCCGCGTTCCGCGCCGAGGGCCGCGAGCCGGCGTACCGTCTCCGCGTGCCGGATGAGGATCTCACTTTCGTCGACCTGATCCGCGGCGAGGTCACCTTCCCGGCCGGATCGTTCCCGGATTTCGTGATCTTCCGGGCGGGCGGCATCCCGCTGTACACCTTCGTCAACCCCGTCGATGACGCGCTGATGGGGATCACCCACGTGCTGCGCGGCGAGGACCTGATGCCCTCCACGGCGCGCCAGCTCGCGCTGTACCGGGCGCTGATCGACGCCGGGGTCACCACGTTCATCCCGCGCTTCGGACATATGCCGCTGGTCCTCGGCGACGGCAACAAGAAGCTCTCCAAGCGCGACCCGCGCGCGGATCTGTTCCTGCAGCGAGAGAAGGGCTTCATCCCCGAGGGGCTTCTGAACTACCTCTCGCTGCTGGGCTGGTCGATCGGCCACGACCGCGACGTGTTCACCCTGGACGAGATGGTGGCCGCGTTCGACATCGTCGATGTGAATCCGAACCCGGCGCGCTTCGATCAGAAGAAGGCCGAATCGATCAACGGCGACCACATCCGGATGCTGGAGCCGGCGGACTTCGCCGAGCGCATCGTTCCCTACCTGGCCTCCGCCGGTGTGGTGACGGTGCCGCTGAGCGACGCGGACGCACAGCTGCTGGCCAAGGCCGCTCCGCTGATCCAGGAGCGTCTGCCGCTGCTGGGTGACGCGCCCGGGCTGCTGCGATTCCTCTTCACCGACGACATCTTCTACGAGGAGGACGCGCTGGCCGGACTCCCGGAGAACACCGGCGTCGTGCTGGCTGCGTCGGTCGGCGCGCTCGAGGAGGTGCGCGAGGAGGAATTCACCGCCGCTGCCGTGCAGGAGGCGCTGTCATCGGCGCTGATCGAGGGTCTCGGGCTGAAACCGCGGATCGCGTACGGACCGCTGCGGGTCGCCGTCAGCGGTCGCCGGGTGTCCCCGCCGCTGTTCGAATCCATGGAGCTGCTGGGCAAGACGGAGTCGATCCGGCGTCTGGCCGCGTTCCAGGCGTTCCGCGCGACCTGA
- a CDS encoding MFS transporter, with translation MTDTLTRTPTAAGARVGWRGWAALVVLMLPVLLVSVDNTVLSFALPQIALDLEPSATQQLWIIDAYPLVLASLLVTMGVLGDRFGRRRMLLIGAAGFGAVSALAAFAPSPEWLIAARAAMGVFGAMLMPSTLSLLRTIFTNRDQRRMAIAVWAAGFSAGAALGPIVGGVLLEHFAWGSVFLMAVPVLVPLLVLVPILVPESRDPSPGRFDPLSVVLSLATMVPIVYAIKEFAVHGAESPLPLVLIGAGVLFGVLFVRRQNRLQTPMLDMALFRRGSFTGSVLVNLLSVIGLVGFLYFVAQHLQLVVGLSPLQAGLALVPGLLAMIVAGIGVVPIAKRAAPRLVVPLALCFSVLGYVLVAVSTTSASLPLLIAAFVSLGVGIGAAETVSNELILASAPAAKAGAASAVSETAYELGAVLGTTIIGGLLAAFYRANLVLPDALPGAAADAARETLAGAVAASHELDATLGQALRDAAASAFDAGVGVTALIGAGLIVVAAVIAAFTLGGRAGANR, from the coding sequence ATGACCGACACACTGACCCGCACGCCGACGGCGGCAGGCGCCCGCGTCGGGTGGCGCGGCTGGGCGGCCCTGGTCGTGCTCATGCTGCCGGTGCTGCTGGTCTCGGTCGACAACACAGTGCTGAGCTTCGCGCTGCCGCAGATCGCGCTGGACCTGGAGCCGAGCGCGACACAGCAGCTCTGGATCATCGACGCCTACCCGCTGGTCCTGGCCAGCCTCCTGGTCACCATGGGCGTGCTCGGGGACAGATTCGGCAGACGACGGATGCTGCTGATCGGCGCGGCCGGGTTCGGTGCGGTCTCCGCGTTGGCGGCCTTCGCGCCCAGCCCCGAGTGGCTGATCGCGGCCCGCGCGGCGATGGGCGTGTTCGGCGCGATGCTGATGCCGTCGACGCTGTCCCTGCTGCGCACGATCTTCACCAATCGCGACCAGCGCCGCATGGCGATCGCGGTGTGGGCTGCCGGCTTCTCGGCCGGTGCCGCGCTCGGACCCATCGTCGGCGGCGTCCTCCTGGAGCACTTCGCCTGGGGGTCCGTGTTCCTGATGGCCGTTCCGGTGCTCGTGCCCCTGCTGGTGCTGGTCCCGATCCTCGTTCCGGAGAGCCGGGACCCCAGCCCGGGTCGCTTCGACCCGCTCAGCGTCGTGCTGTCGCTGGCGACCATGGTGCCGATCGTCTACGCGATCAAGGAGTTCGCCGTGCACGGCGCGGAGAGCCCCCTGCCGCTCGTGCTGATCGGTGCAGGGGTGCTGTTCGGGGTGCTGTTCGTGCGACGGCAGAACCGGCTGCAGACGCCGATGCTGGACATGGCGCTCTTCCGCCGGGGCAGCTTCACCGGCTCGGTCCTGGTGAACCTGCTCAGCGTCATCGGGCTGGTCGGCTTCCTGTACTTCGTCGCCCAGCACCTTCAGCTCGTGGTCGGGCTCTCACCGCTGCAGGCCGGCCTCGCCCTGGTGCCGGGTCTGCTGGCGATGATCGTGGCCGGCATCGGCGTCGTGCCGATCGCCAAGCGTGCAGCGCCGCGCCTGGTCGTGCCGCTCGCGCTGTGCTTCTCCGTCCTCGGATACGTGCTGGTCGCCGTCAGCACCACCTCGGCCTCGCTGCCGCTGCTGATCGCGGCCTTCGTGTCGCTGGGAGTGGGGATCGGCGCAGCCGAGACGGTCTCGAACGAGCTCATCCTCGCCAGCGCTCCGGCCGCCAAGGCGGGCGCGGCCAGCGCCGTCTCCGAGACGGCGTACGAGCTGGGAGCCGTGCTCGGCACCACCATCATCGGCGGCCTGCTGGCGGCGTTCTACCGCGCCAATCTCGTCCTGCCGGATGCTCTGCCCGGCGCTGCTGCCGACGCCGCCCGCGAGACCCTTGCCGGTGCCGTCGCCGCCTCGCACGAACTGGACGCCACGCTCGGCCAGGCGCTTCGGGATGCCGCGGCATCCGCGTTCGACGCCGGAGTGGGCGTGACCGCCCTGATCGGAGCGGGGCTGATCGTGGTGGCTGCCGTGATCGCCGCGTTCACGCTCGGCGGCCGGGCCGGCGCGAACCGCTGA